Proteins encoded in a region of the Drosophila sechellia strain sech25 chromosome 2L, ASM438219v1, whole genome shotgun sequence genome:
- the LOC6611559 gene encoding sodium- and chloride-dependent neutral and basic amino acid transporter B(0+) isoform X1 — protein MIYETSYDSGHKPFSPDLKRGKWEKPADYIFACFGLALKLDIFVASYWFFFDMGIFGMLPYLVYMVIYLVPIMVIHSFMGQFSSSGFISSFRLSPFFKGMGYVSVFLTIAMLIYYSIFAAVPLLFMINSFRPTLPWSCEGFKLWNNESAGRKTTCNMTISEDLTDISDNNTHFHRIQFHVPSVLYFLNNFESVQGEYYTDLRQESELSWRFVSLFLLVWAMVALIFYKFSETAKFGKFLRYMVIGTLILLLLCFGRFLFLPGALLGLKKYVAPSVEEMAMGIGSTFIMVLHAFGAGWGSVIALSSFNGFKTDIMSYSWIISFGQIFIFTMFGLVSFMLEHYYNEGLEGSFDSQVLTHWTLFLSSATALASLGWPNLWTFIYYTMLLMAALIVITTQIFTVLQSLFDEFEILRVRKQEVTFGLIGGIAVCSFYFCTNHGITFFAALGLDAIFSHSLLHLLLILVVLWIYGRERFQRDIEFMLGQPFASWKIFILRFIAPIILIMCLVLGIFVCYMEHSYTSPIVLGISIVLVILPMMASPGYGIYYIYRSTGSFCERFRRTCRPTDWYPVEMEHRQQYEEAVSNTDMTQQLTAVPN, from the exons ATGATATATGAAACATCGTATGATAGTGGGCACAAACCCTTTTCCCCCGACCTGAAGAGAGGAAAGTGGGAGAAGCCCGCTGACTATATATTCGCCTGCTTTGGATTAGCCCTTAAACTGGATATATTCGTGGCCTCGTATTGGTTCTTCTTCGATATGGGCA TTTTTGGGATGCTGCCGTACCTAGTTTACATGGTGATATATTTGGTTCCAATCATGGTCATTCATTCCTTCATGGGTCAGTTCTCCAGCAGTGGGTTCATCTCCTCCTTTCGGCTGTCACCGTTTTTTAAAG GAATGGGATATGTAAGCGTTTTCCTGACCATCGCCATGTTGATTTACTACAGCATCTTTGCTGCAGTTCCTCTGCTCTTCATGATCAACTCCTTCCGACCTACCTTGCCATGGAGTTGTGAAGGTTTTAAGTTGTGGAACAATGAATCGGCTGGAAGAAAGACA ACATGTAATATGACAATCAGTGAGGATCTTACGGATATCTCCGATAACAACACGCATTTTCACAGAATACAGTTTCATGTACCTTCCGTACTCTACTTTCT AAACAACTTTGAAAGCGTCCAAGGGGAATATTATACAGATTTGAGACAAGAATCTGAGCTATCCTGGCGATTTGTGAGCCTCTTTTTACTAGTTTGGGCAATGGTTGccttaattttttataaattctcGGAGACGGCGAAATTTGGGAAATTTCTACGTTACATGGTTATTGGGACACTGATTCTTCTCTTGTTGTGCTTTGGGCGCTTTCTCTTTCTTCCAGGAGCCCTTTTGGGGCTAAAGAAATATGTGGCGCCGAGTGTAGAGGAAATGGCCATGGGAATTGGCTCCACATTTATAATGGTTCTTCATGCATTCGGAGCAGGTTGGGGCAGTGTAATAGCCCTGTCCAGTTTCAACGGATTCAAGACTGACATCATGTCCTATAGTTGGATCATTTCCTTTGGacagatttttatttttacaatgTTCGGATTGGTTTCCTTTATGCTGGAGCACTACTACAATG AAGGCTTAGAAGGTTCTTTCGACTCACAAGTATTGACCCATTGGACTCTGTTTTTGTCCAGTGCTACCGCATTGGCTTCTTTGGGTTGGCCGAACCTGTGGACCTTTATATACTATACAATGTTGTTGATGGCTGCTCTTATTGTGATA acGACGCAAATCTTTACTGTACTGCAAAGTTTGTTTGATGAGTTTGAAATACTCAGAGTGAGGAAACAAGAGGTAACCTTTGGCCTAATTGGAGGAATTGCAGTCTGCTCCTTTTACTTTTGCACAAAT CATGGTATTACTTTCTTTGCGGCCTTGGGGCTTGATGCCATTTTTTCACATAGTTTGCTGCACTTATTGCTCATTTTGGTGGTTTTGTGGATCTATGGTCGTGAACGATTCCAGCGGGATATTGAGTTCATGTTGGGCCAGCCCTTTGCCTCCTGGAAGATTTTCATACTCCGCTTTATAGCAccaataattttaattatgtgTCTG GTATTAGGAATATTTGTGTGCTACATGGAGCACTCTTATACCTCACCAATCGTCCTCGGAATATCTATCGTACTAGTGATTTTACCCATGATGGCCAGTCCTGGTTATGGAATCTACTACATATACCGTAGCACTGGATCCTTTTGCGAACGCTTCAGACGCACCTGCCGACCCACCGATTGGTATCCAGTTGAGATGGAGCACCGTCAGCAGTACGAGGAAGCTGTTAGCAATACGGATATGACCCAACAGCTGACCGCCGTGCCAAACTGA
- the LOC6611559 gene encoding sodium- and chloride-dependent glycine transporter 1 isoform X3, giving the protein MNRLEERQNNFESVQGEYYTDLRQESELSWRFVSLFLLVWAMVALIFYKFSETAKFGKFLRYMVIGTLILLLLCFGRFLFLPGALLGLKKYVAPSVEEMAMGIGSTFIMVLHAFGAGWGSVIALSSFNGFKTDIMSYSWIISFGQIFIFTMFGLVSFMLEHYYNEGLEGSFDSQVLTHWTLFLSSATALASLGWPNLWTFIYYTMLLMAALIVITTQIFTVLQSLFDEFEILRVRKQEVTFGLIGGIAVCSFYFCTNHGITFFAALGLDAIFSHSLLHLLLILVVLWIYGRERFQRDIEFMLGQPFASWKIFILRFIAPIILIMCLVLGIFVCYMEHSYTSPIVLGISIVLVILPMMASPGYGIYYIYRSTGSFCERFRRTCRPTDWYPVEMEHRQQYEEAVSNTDMTQQLTAVPN; this is encoded by the exons ATGAATCGGCTGGAAGAAAGACA AAACAACTTTGAAAGCGTCCAAGGGGAATATTATACAGATTTGAGACAAGAATCTGAGCTATCCTGGCGATTTGTGAGCCTCTTTTTACTAGTTTGGGCAATGGTTGccttaattttttataaattctcGGAGACGGCGAAATTTGGGAAATTTCTACGTTACATGGTTATTGGGACACTGATTCTTCTCTTGTTGTGCTTTGGGCGCTTTCTCTTTCTTCCAGGAGCCCTTTTGGGGCTAAAGAAATATGTGGCGCCGAGTGTAGAGGAAATGGCCATGGGAATTGGCTCCACATTTATAATGGTTCTTCATGCATTCGGAGCAGGTTGGGGCAGTGTAATAGCCCTGTCCAGTTTCAACGGATTCAAGACTGACATCATGTCCTATAGTTGGATCATTTCCTTTGGacagatttttatttttacaatgTTCGGATTGGTTTCCTTTATGCTGGAGCACTACTACAATG AAGGCTTAGAAGGTTCTTTCGACTCACAAGTATTGACCCATTGGACTCTGTTTTTGTCCAGTGCTACCGCATTGGCTTCTTTGGGTTGGCCGAACCTGTGGACCTTTATATACTATACAATGTTGTTGATGGCTGCTCTTATTGTGATA acGACGCAAATCTTTACTGTACTGCAAAGTTTGTTTGATGAGTTTGAAATACTCAGAGTGAGGAAACAAGAGGTAACCTTTGGCCTAATTGGAGGAATTGCAGTCTGCTCCTTTTACTTTTGCACAAAT CATGGTATTACTTTCTTTGCGGCCTTGGGGCTTGATGCCATTTTTTCACATAGTTTGCTGCACTTATTGCTCATTTTGGTGGTTTTGTGGATCTATGGTCGTGAACGATTCCAGCGGGATATTGAGTTCATGTTGGGCCAGCCCTTTGCCTCCTGGAAGATTTTCATACTCCGCTTTATAGCAccaataattttaattatgtgTCTG GTATTAGGAATATTTGTGTGCTACATGGAGCACTCTTATACCTCACCAATCGTCCTCGGAATATCTATCGTACTAGTGATTTTACCCATGATGGCCAGTCCTGGTTATGGAATCTACTACATATACCGTAGCACTGGATCCTTTTGCGAACGCTTCAGACGCACCTGCCGACCCACCGATTGGTATCCAGTTGAGATGGAGCACCGTCAGCAGTACGAGGAAGCTGTTAGCAATACGGATATGACCCAACAGCTGACCGCCGTGCCAAACTGA
- the LOC6611559 gene encoding sodium- and chloride-dependent neutral and basic amino acid transporter B(0+) isoform X2 translates to MIYETSYDSGHKPFSPDLKRGKWEKPADYIFACFGLALKLDIFVASYWFFFDMGIFGMLPYLVYMVIYLVPIMVIHSFMGQFSSSGFISSFRLSPFFKGMGYVSVFLTIAMLIYYSIFAAVPLLFMINSFRPTLPWSCEGFKLWNNESAGRKTTCNMTISEDLTDISDNNTHFHRIQFHVPSVLYFLNNFESVQGEYYTDLRQESELSWRFVSLFLLVWAMVALIFYKFSETAKFGKFLRYMVIGTLILLLLCFGRFLFLPGALLGLKKYVAPSVEEMAMGIGSTFIMVLHAFGAGWGSVIALSSFNGFKTDIMSYSWIISFGQIFIFTMFGLVSFMLEHYYNGLEGSFDSQVLTHWTLFLSSATALASLGWPNLWTFIYYTMLLMAALIVITTQIFTVLQSLFDEFEILRVRKQEVTFGLIGGIAVCSFYFCTNHGITFFAALGLDAIFSHSLLHLLLILVVLWIYGRERFQRDIEFMLGQPFASWKIFILRFIAPIILIMCLVLGIFVCYMEHSYTSPIVLGISIVLVILPMMASPGYGIYYIYRSTGSFCERFRRTCRPTDWYPVEMEHRQQYEEAVSNTDMTQQLTAVPN, encoded by the exons ATGATATATGAAACATCGTATGATAGTGGGCACAAACCCTTTTCCCCCGACCTGAAGAGAGGAAAGTGGGAGAAGCCCGCTGACTATATATTCGCCTGCTTTGGATTAGCCCTTAAACTGGATATATTCGTGGCCTCGTATTGGTTCTTCTTCGATATGGGCA TTTTTGGGATGCTGCCGTACCTAGTTTACATGGTGATATATTTGGTTCCAATCATGGTCATTCATTCCTTCATGGGTCAGTTCTCCAGCAGTGGGTTCATCTCCTCCTTTCGGCTGTCACCGTTTTTTAAAG GAATGGGATATGTAAGCGTTTTCCTGACCATCGCCATGTTGATTTACTACAGCATCTTTGCTGCAGTTCCTCTGCTCTTCATGATCAACTCCTTCCGACCTACCTTGCCATGGAGTTGTGAAGGTTTTAAGTTGTGGAACAATGAATCGGCTGGAAGAAAGACA ACATGTAATATGACAATCAGTGAGGATCTTACGGATATCTCCGATAACAACACGCATTTTCACAGAATACAGTTTCATGTACCTTCCGTACTCTACTTTCT AAACAACTTTGAAAGCGTCCAAGGGGAATATTATACAGATTTGAGACAAGAATCTGAGCTATCCTGGCGATTTGTGAGCCTCTTTTTACTAGTTTGGGCAATGGTTGccttaattttttataaattctcGGAGACGGCGAAATTTGGGAAATTTCTACGTTACATGGTTATTGGGACACTGATTCTTCTCTTGTTGTGCTTTGGGCGCTTTCTCTTTCTTCCAGGAGCCCTTTTGGGGCTAAAGAAATATGTGGCGCCGAGTGTAGAGGAAATGGCCATGGGAATTGGCTCCACATTTATAATGGTTCTTCATGCATTCGGAGCAGGTTGGGGCAGTGTAATAGCCCTGTCCAGTTTCAACGGATTCAAGACTGACATCATGTCCTATAGTTGGATCATTTCCTTTGGacagatttttatttttacaatgTTCGGATTGGTTTCCTTTATGCTGGAGCACTACTACAATG GCTTAGAAGGTTCTTTCGACTCACAAGTATTGACCCATTGGACTCTGTTTTTGTCCAGTGCTACCGCATTGGCTTCTTTGGGTTGGCCGAACCTGTGGACCTTTATATACTATACAATGTTGTTGATGGCTGCTCTTATTGTGATA acGACGCAAATCTTTACTGTACTGCAAAGTTTGTTTGATGAGTTTGAAATACTCAGAGTGAGGAAACAAGAGGTAACCTTTGGCCTAATTGGAGGAATTGCAGTCTGCTCCTTTTACTTTTGCACAAAT CATGGTATTACTTTCTTTGCGGCCTTGGGGCTTGATGCCATTTTTTCACATAGTTTGCTGCACTTATTGCTCATTTTGGTGGTTTTGTGGATCTATGGTCGTGAACGATTCCAGCGGGATATTGAGTTCATGTTGGGCCAGCCCTTTGCCTCCTGGAAGATTTTCATACTCCGCTTTATAGCAccaataattttaattatgtgTCTG GTATTAGGAATATTTGTGTGCTACATGGAGCACTCTTATACCTCACCAATCGTCCTCGGAATATCTATCGTACTAGTGATTTTACCCATGATGGCCAGTCCTGGTTATGGAATCTACTACATATACCGTAGCACTGGATCCTTTTGCGAACGCTTCAGACGCACCTGCCGACCCACCGATTGGTATCCAGTTGAGATGGAGCACCGTCAGCAGTACGAGGAAGCTGTTAGCAATACGGATATGACCCAACAGCTGACCGCCGTGCCAAACTGA
- the LOC6611560 gene encoding sodium- and chloride-dependent glycine transporter 1 isoform X2: MVYETSYDTGLKPFTPDLNRGKWDKPTDYIFACFGLALKLDVFVASFWMFFDMGILGILPYFIYMAIYLVPIMVIHSFMGQFSSSGFISAFRLSPFFKGMGYVSGFLTISMLIYYSIFAAVPLLFIINSFRPTLPWSCEGLSSWHNGSATLSTTCNKTLILEDFSEFNRSYQLLHVPSVLYFQNHYDSMKQDSVPDWYKDYELSWHFVGLFAIIWAVIAFIFYKFSETAKFGKLIRYMVIVTLVLLLVCFVRFLFLPGALNGLHRYMTPMASDMAMGVASTFIMVLHAFGAGWGSVIALSSFNGFKTDIMSYSWIISFGQIFIYIMFGMVSFMLEHYFNELSDAEDNANILSHWLLYLSSASALSTMAWPNLWTFIYYSMLLIAALIVMATQIFTVLQSLFDEFEILRLRKQEVTFGLIGGISLCSFYFCTNHGIIFFSALGLDAIFSHSLLHLLLLLVVLWIYGRERFQRDIEFMLGQPFASWKVFILRFIAPIILVICLLAGISLSISEHSYSTAVVVVMSIVLVVLPILAIPGYGFYYLYQSTGSFCERFRRTCRPTDWYPVEMEHRQQYEEAVDNTEMTHQLFEVTEEVN, translated from the exons TTCTTGGAATACTGCCGTACTTTATCTATATGGCCATTTACTTGGTTCCCATCATGGTCATCCATTCCTTCATGGGTCAGTTCTCCAGCAGTGGCTTCATCTCCGCCTTTCGCCTGTCGCCTTTCTTTAAAG GCATGGGATATGTGAGTGGATTTTTGACTATCTCCATGCTCATTTACTATAGCATTTTTGCTGCGGTTCCTCTTCTGTTCATAATAAACTCATTTCGACCCACTTTACCTTGGAGCTGTGAGGGATTGAGTTCTTGGCACAATGGAAGTGCAACGCTATCCACT aCTTGTAATAAGACACTGATCTTGGAGGACTTTTCGGAATTCAACAGATCATACCAGCTGCTCCATGTACCCTCCGTGCTCTACTTTCA AAATCACTATGATTCCATGAAACAGGATTCAGTTCCGGATTGGTACAAGGATTACGAGCTGTCTTGGCATTTTGTGGGCCTCTTCGCAATCATTTGGGCTGtgattgcatttattttttataaattctcAGAGACGGCAAAGTTTGGAAAACTTATTCGTTACATGGTGATTGTGACCCTGGTGCTTCTTTTAGTGTGCTTTGTGCGATTCCTGTTCCTTCCTGGAGCTCTAAACGGGCTCCACAGATATATGACTCCTATGGCAAGTGACATGGCCATGGGAGTAGCCTCCACATTTATCATGGTTCTTCATGCATTCGGAGCTGGTTGGGGCAGTGTAATAGCCCTGTCCAGTTTCAACGGATTCAAGACTGACATCATGTCGTATAGTTGGATCATTTCCTTTGGACAGATCTTCATTTACATCATGTTTGGCATGGTGTCCTTTATGCTGGAACACTACTTTAATG AACTCTCTGATGCTGAAGATAACGCAAATATTTTGAGCCATTGGCTGCTATATTTGTCAAGTGCTTCCGCCTTGTCCACAATGGCATGGCCAAACCTATGGACTTTCATATACTATTCTATGCTTTTAATTGCTGCGCTAATTGTGATG GCGACGCAAATCTTCACTGTTTTGCAAAGTTTGTTTGATGAGTTTGAAATACTTCGATTACGGAAACAGGAGGTAACCTTCGGTCTAATCGGAGGAATATCACTCTGCTCCTTTTACTTTTGCACAAAT CATGgcattattttcttttcggcCTTGGGTCTTGATGCCATTTTCTCACATAGTTTGCTGCACTTACTGCTCCTTTTGGTGGTTTTGTGGATCTATGGTCGCGAACGATTCCAGCGGGATATTGAGTTCATGTTGGGCCAGCCCTTTGCCTCGTGGAAGGTTTTCATACTCCGCTTTATAGCTCCAATAATTTTAGTCATTTGCCTG CTCGCTGGAATTAGTCTATCCATATCGGAGCACTCTTATTCCACGGCAGTGGTCGTTGTTATGTCGATTGTCCTCGTGGTTTTGCCCATTCTCGCCATTCCTGGGTACGGATTTTACTACCTCTACCAGAGCACGGGCAGCTTTTGCGAACGCTTCAGACGCACCTGCCGACCCACCGATTGGTATCCAGTTGAGATGGAGCACCGCCAGCAGTACGAGGAAGCTGTGGACAACACCGAGATGACCCACCAGCTGTTCGAGGTTACTGAGGAGGTCAACTAG
- the LOC6611560 gene encoding sodium- and chloride-dependent glycine transporter 1 isoform X1, whose amino-acid sequence MVYETSYDTGLKPFTPDLNRGKWDKPTDYIFACFGLALKLDVFVASFWMFFDMGILGILPYFIYMAIYLVPIMVIHSFMGQFSSSGFISAFRLSPFFKGMGYVSGFLTISMLIYYSIFAAVPLLFIINSFRPTLPWSCEGLSSWHNGSATLSTTCNKTLILEDFSEFNRSYQLLHVPSVLYFQNHYDSMKQDSVPDWYKDYELSWHFVGLFAIIWAVIAFIFYKFSETAKFGKLIRYMVIVTLVLLLVCFVRFLFLPGALNGLHRYMTPMASDMAMGVASTFIMVLHAFGAGWGSVIALSSFNGFKTDIMSYSWIISFGQIFIYIMFGMVSFMLEHYFNGNINLLFCIIFTVLKLSFSELSDAEDNANILSHWLLYLSSASALSTMAWPNLWTFIYYSMLLIAALIVMATQIFTVLQSLFDEFEILRLRKQEVTFGLIGGISLCSFYFCTNHGIIFFSALGLDAIFSHSLLHLLLLLVVLWIYGRERFQRDIEFMLGQPFASWKVFILRFIAPIILVICLLAGISLSISEHSYSTAVVVVMSIVLVVLPILAIPGYGFYYLYQSTGSFCERFRRTCRPTDWYPVEMEHRQQYEEAVDNTEMTHQLFEVTEEVN is encoded by the exons TTCTTGGAATACTGCCGTACTTTATCTATATGGCCATTTACTTGGTTCCCATCATGGTCATCCATTCCTTCATGGGTCAGTTCTCCAGCAGTGGCTTCATCTCCGCCTTTCGCCTGTCGCCTTTCTTTAAAG GCATGGGATATGTGAGTGGATTTTTGACTATCTCCATGCTCATTTACTATAGCATTTTTGCTGCGGTTCCTCTTCTGTTCATAATAAACTCATTTCGACCCACTTTACCTTGGAGCTGTGAGGGATTGAGTTCTTGGCACAATGGAAGTGCAACGCTATCCACT aCTTGTAATAAGACACTGATCTTGGAGGACTTTTCGGAATTCAACAGATCATACCAGCTGCTCCATGTACCCTCCGTGCTCTACTTTCA AAATCACTATGATTCCATGAAACAGGATTCAGTTCCGGATTGGTACAAGGATTACGAGCTGTCTTGGCATTTTGTGGGCCTCTTCGCAATCATTTGGGCTGtgattgcatttattttttataaattctcAGAGACGGCAAAGTTTGGAAAACTTATTCGTTACATGGTGATTGTGACCCTGGTGCTTCTTTTAGTGTGCTTTGTGCGATTCCTGTTCCTTCCTGGAGCTCTAAACGGGCTCCACAGATATATGACTCCTATGGCAAGTGACATGGCCATGGGAGTAGCCTCCACATTTATCATGGTTCTTCATGCATTCGGAGCTGGTTGGGGCAGTGTAATAGCCCTGTCCAGTTTCAACGGATTCAAGACTGACATCATGTCGTATAGTTGGATCATTTCCTTTGGACAGATCTTCATTTACATCATGTTTGGCATGGTGTCCTTTATGCTGGAACACTACTTTAATGGTAATatcaatttattgttttgcatTATCTTCACTGTATTAAAATTATCCTTTTCAGAACTCTCTGATGCTGAAGATAACGCAAATATTTTGAGCCATTGGCTGCTATATTTGTCAAGTGCTTCCGCCTTGTCCACAATGGCATGGCCAAACCTATGGACTTTCATATACTATTCTATGCTTTTAATTGCTGCGCTAATTGTGATG GCGACGCAAATCTTCACTGTTTTGCAAAGTTTGTTTGATGAGTTTGAAATACTTCGATTACGGAAACAGGAGGTAACCTTCGGTCTAATCGGAGGAATATCACTCTGCTCCTTTTACTTTTGCACAAAT CATGgcattattttcttttcggcCTTGGGTCTTGATGCCATTTTCTCACATAGTTTGCTGCACTTACTGCTCCTTTTGGTGGTTTTGTGGATCTATGGTCGCGAACGATTCCAGCGGGATATTGAGTTCATGTTGGGCCAGCCCTTTGCCTCGTGGAAGGTTTTCATACTCCGCTTTATAGCTCCAATAATTTTAGTCATTTGCCTG CTCGCTGGAATTAGTCTATCCATATCGGAGCACTCTTATTCCACGGCAGTGGTCGTTGTTATGTCGATTGTCCTCGTGGTTTTGCCCATTCTCGCCATTCCTGGGTACGGATTTTACTACCTCTACCAGAGCACGGGCAGCTTTTGCGAACGCTTCAGACGCACCTGCCGACCCACCGATTGGTATCCAGTTGAGATGGAGCACCGCCAGCAGTACGAGGAAGCTGTGGACAACACCGAGATGACCCACCAGCTGTTCGAGGTTACTGAGGAGGTCAACTAG